A genome region from Eremothecium cymbalariae DBVPG#7215 chromosome 4, complete sequence includes the following:
- the IST3 gene encoding U2 snRNP complex subunit IST3 (similar to Ashbya gossypii ADR017W), with translation MNQIRSIQKLSDSELQQGILSEEASWHYQYKDQAYIHFSGLNLELTEGDILTIFSQFGVPTDLKLARDRDTGESRGFGYLKYEDQRSTILAVDNLNGAKICGRTLKVDHTFYHPRNEDVDYMNEMKLQLSKDVIREPLHKVDSELQSVSSKCKKEGNGDDDDFADPMEKFIKK, from the coding sequence ATGAATCAGATACGTTCGATCCAGAAGCTAAGTGACAGTGAGCTGCAACAAGGAATTCTGTCGGAAGAGGCCTCTTGGCATTATCAATATAAAGATCAAGCATATATTCATTTCAGTGGACTTAATTTAGAGCTCACGGAAGGTGATATTTTAACAATATTCTCCCAATTTGGAGTTCCTACAGATCTTAAACTTGCCAGAGATCGAGATACTGGTGAATCAAGAGGGTTTGGGTATTTGAAGTATGAAGATCAGAGGTCAACTATTCTTGCGGTTGATAATCTTAATGGAGCTAAGATATGCGGTAGGACTTTAAAAGTTGACCATACGTTTTATCACCCTAGAAATGAAGATGTAGATTATATGAATGAAATGAAGTTACAACTATCTAAGGATGTTATCCGAGAGCCTCTGCATAAAGTTGATTCAGAACTACAATCAGTTAGTAGTAAATGCAAAAAGGAGGGaaatggtgatgatgatgacttTGCTGATCCGATGGAGAAgtttatcaaaaaatag
- a CDS encoding bifunctional 4-hydroxy-4-methyl-2-oxoglutarate aldolase/oxaloacetate decarboxylase (similar to Ashbya gossypii ADR016C) codes for MSYNVILSRFTTCDIADGLLNLYNISNGGFLPNLQRFSGEPKGTVVGPAYTVLFESVKKTSQEVNYIDNVPKGSVLVIALPVELQLPTAPYVKITQAMYGGLMSTRAQYLGANGTVVFGRIRDVGEHRELNHPVFSYGLGVCAPKMSVKPSIIGEPLPILSSDGTQENICSGDYIVADENGVVRIPKDIVDMERLINYIQKSIEADSLVFKDIKDGVPAKQAQKKHRAALKELLD; via the coding sequence ATGTCATATAACGTTATATTGTCCAGGTTTACCACCTGTGATATTGCAGATGGGTTACTAAACCTATATAATATATCCAATGGAGGATTTTTACCAAACCTTCAACGCTTTTCTGGCGAACCTAAGGGGACAGTTGTAGGCCCTGCATACACTGTTCTATTTGAATCTGTTAAAAAGACATCACAAGAGGTGAATTATATTGATAATGTTCCTAAAGGTTCTGTGTTGGTGATTGCACTTCCTGTAGAGCTTCAATTACCAACAGCTCCTTATGTAAAGATAACCCAGGCTATGTATGGTGGATTGATGTCCACCAGAGCACAATATCTTGGAGCTAACGGAACAGTTGTATTTGGTAGGATAAGGGATGTTGGTGAACACAGGGAATTAAATCACCCTGTGTTTAGCTATGGTTTGGGTGTGTGTGCTCCTAAGATGTCAGTAAAGCCATCTATAATCGGTGAACCTTTGCCAATTTTAAGTAGTGACGGTACTCAAGAAAACATTTGTTCAGGTGATTATATTGTTGCAGATGAAAATGGCGTTGTCAGAATACCTAAAGATATTGTAGACATGGAAAGGTTAATTAACTATATCCAAAAATCTATCGAAGCAGATTCATTGGTTTTTAAGGATATTAAGGACGGTGTTCCAGCTAAACAAGCTCAAAAGAAGCACAGAGCTGCGTTAAAAGAATTACTAGATTAA
- the DJP1 gene encoding Djp1p (similar to Ashbya gossypii ADR015W), protein MVFDTTYYDLLGVSPDAKQIDIKKAYRKKSVQEHPDKNPNDPKATERFQAISEAYQVLGSDELRAKYDKFGKDEAVPQNGFEDAGEQFAAIFGGEAFASYIGELTLLKNIQKTEELVQQDEAEKQKEKEREKEVNKSYANGNGDNQMSSGSTNNNSKRSEGRAAISDHGAVTQTSAEESKKVSNSEKKKTKLEEFEEEQRIEKEKNIENLSNTLCDRLSVLTESSYDEPCKRAFEKKFEEEANMLKMESFGLDILHTIGEVYCQKAEIFLKNQKIWGVGGFFQSVKAKCGFVVDTVRTVSAALDAQNTMQELEKLKLVVESDEPLRDEKGNELPKPTVEELAHMEQLLMGKVLSAAWHGSKFEIMSTLKNVCDKVLEDKSADLDTKIRRAEALILLGKVFRKAYRTPVEQEDAQVFEELVAEATKKKSRNKHR, encoded by the coding sequence ATGGTTTTTGATACAACGTACTATGACTTATTAGGAGTCTCCCCAGATGctaaacaaattgatattaaaaaggCTTATAGGAAGAAGTCGGTTCAAGAGCATCCAGATAAGAACCCTAATGATCCTAAAGCGACAGAAAGGTTTCAAGCTATTTCTGAAGCGTACCAAGTTTTGGGGAGCGATGAACTGCGTGCTAAATACGATAAATTCGGTAAAGATGAGGCAGTTCCACAGAATGGATTTGAAGATGCAGGTGAACAGTTTGCAGCTATATTTGGTGGAGAAGCATTTGCATCTTATATTGGAGAATTAAcgttgttgaaaaatattcaaaaaactgAAGAATTGGTGCAACAAGATGAAGCTGAGAAACAGaaggagaaagaaagagaaaaggaGGTGAATAAATCATACGCTAATGGCAATGGAGATAACCAGATGTCCTCCGGTTctactaataataattcaaAACGTTCTGAGGGTAGAGCTGCTATATCTGATCACGGGGCTGTAACACAAACGTCTGCGGAAGAAAGCAAGAAGGTATCTAATTcggaaaagaagaagactaAATTggaagagtttgaagagGAGCAACGGAtagaaaaagagaaaaatattgagaaTTTGAGTAATACCCTATGTGATAGACTTTCCGTCTTAACAGAAAGTTCATATGATGAGCCTTGCAAAAGAGCATTTGAGAAAAAATTTGAGGAGGAAGCCaatatgttgaagatgGAGTCATTTGGTTTGGATATTCTGCACACAATTGGTGAAGTTTACTGTCAAAAAGCTGAgatctttttgaaaaatcaaaaaatctGGGGTGTTGGTGGGTTTTTCCAATCTGTGAAAGCGAAGTGTGGTTTTGTTGTGGATACAGTAAGAACTGTGTCTGCTGCGTTGGATGCCCAGAACACTATGCAAGAACTAGAAAAGTTGAAGCTGGTTGTAGAATCAGATGAACCACTTCGTGACGAAAAGGGTAACGAACtaccaaaaccaacagttgaagaattagcTCATATGGAACAACTATTGATGGGTAAAGTCTTGTCTGCTGCTTGGCATGGGTCGAAGTTTGAAATTATGTCTACATTGAAAAATGTTTGTGATAAGGTATTAGAAGATAAATCTGCAGATTTAGATACCAAAATAAGGAGAGCAGAGGCCTTGATTTTGCTAGGGAAAGTATTTAGAAAGGCCTACAGAACTCCCGTAGAACAAGAAGATGCACAAgtgtttgaagaattagtCGCAGAAGCTACTAAGAAAAAGAGCAGAAATAAGCACAGATGA
- the AIM21 gene encoding Aim21p (similar to Ashbya gossypii ADR014W) → MSDIPAIPERPKIPARPKRRPAATIQEWVSPDSSNGARGGEDVTEGYEANHVECGMGKRGNLDLDGFSRNSSDATVLHFGLKGYKQEGKKDMYMQPSYAVEEDKFQDVGRATNCANGVGNESQEDITISNISASPESGLNKSDCVETSTFEFPTPVDEEVVDGDSSSEQPLVPARPVKILDQQNDDKKGAGVVNLEGRAVLDDKEEEALDSDGSLDSGFSDSSQEKLAAQLQEALEVKSPKDDEVEFSPTKDANLEDSDSVRAKNMDSGPCLKIQSNSSTSQPESSNEASPTVASLDTGSSTAEQLKKRVPIVPKKPSSKIAAFQEMLQRQQADHYSSKPFDDQRGSTSPHKFGGTRANFKQNLNGLFALPGMAPVGASPTLTKLSSPMNSDHVQYGGESKLKSVSPERKLETPVSELRQVKARGPRGRKLPSSISNLEKAHPTTTSNSIAVFDTWSATFKSSLKATQSKEDDAYHEQEQKLQKQEDNNKNTASSHANQYQSRPQPLEKPTVHSESATSLKQDSEPELNTDLSLGSDFANSISSDS, encoded by the coding sequence ATGTCAGATATTCCAGCTATCCCAGAGAGACCCAAGATTCCTGCGAGGCCCAAAAGAAGGCCAGCAGCAACAATTCAGGAATGGGTGTCACCTGATTCATCGAATGGGGCCAGGGGAGGTGAGGATGTGACGGAAGGGTATGAAGCCAATCATGTTGAGTGTGGAATGGGTAAAAGGGGGAATTTAGATTTAGATGGATTTTCAAGGAATTCATCTGATGCAACGGTGCTTCATTTTGGATTAAAGGGTTACAAGCAAGAAGGTAAGAAGGATATGTATATGCAACCGTCTTATGCGGTAGAGGAAGATAAGTTCCAGGATGTTGGCAGGGCTACAAATTGTGCTAATGGTGTAGGAAATGAATCTCAAGAAGATATTACGATTAGTAATATTTCTGCGTCCCCTGAGTCAGGATTGAACAAGTCGGATTGTGTGGAGACTTCTACTTTTGAATTTCCAACACCTGTAGATGAGGAGGTTGTCGATGGGGATAGTTCTTCTGAACAACCTCTTGTTCCTGCTAGACCAGTCAAGATTTTGGATCAGCaaaatgatgataagaAGGGCGCTGGGGTGGTGAATTTGGAGGGTAGAGCTGTATTAGACGataaagaggaagaagCCTTGGATAGCGACGGGTCGCTAGACTCTGGTTTTTCAGATTCAAGTCAAGAAAAGTTGGCTGCACAGTTGCAAGAAGCTTTGGAAGTTAAGTCTCCCAAGGATGATGAAGTGGAATTCAGTCCAACTAAGGATGCAAACCTGGAAGATTCTGATTCTGTTAGAGCCAAAAACATGGATTCTGGACCTTGCTTAAAAATTCAAAGTAATAGTAGTACATCACAACCAGAAAGTTCGAATGAGGCATCTCCTACTGTTGCCTCACTGGATACAGGATCTTCAACTGCAGAACAACTAAAGAAGCGTGTTCCAATTGTTCCTAAAAAACCGTCTTCCAAAATCGCTGCTTTCCAAGAAATGTTACAGAGACAACAAGCTGATCATTATTCATCCAAACCGTTTGATGACCAACGTGGTTCTACTAGTCCACACAAATTTGGAGGTACTCGCGCCAACTTTAAGCAGAATTTGAATGGCCTTTTTGCATTGCCTGGGATGGCGCCTGTAGGAGCATCTCCTACATTAACAAAGTTGTCCTCTCCTATGAATTCGGATCATGTTCAGTATGGTGGAGAGAGCAAATTGAAATCCGTTAGTCCAGAACGCAAGCTTGAAACCCCAGTCTCTGAATTACGTCAAGTAAAGGCCAGAGGTCCTCGTGGTAGAAAACTACCTTCTTCGATATCTAACTTGGAAAAGGCACATCCAACAACCACAAGCAACTCCATAGCTGTTTTTGATACTTGGTCTGCGACCTTCAAATCATCGTTGAAGGCCACCCAAAGCAAGGAAGACGACGCTTATCATGAACAGGAACAGAAGCTGCAGAAGCAGGAAGATAACAACAAGAACACCGCGTCATCTCATGCTAACCAATACCAATCACGCCCACAACCGTTAGAAAAACCTACCGTCCACTCCGAGTCTGCTACTTCTTTAAAGCAGGATAGTGAACCAGAATTGAACACTGATCTGTCTCTAGGTTCTGATTTCGCAAATTCTATTTCTTCAGATTCGTAG
- the NTF2 gene encoding Ran GTPase-binding protein NTF2 (similar to Ashbya gossypii ADR013W): MSMDFSTLAQQFTEFYYNQFDTDRTQLGNLYRDQSMLTFETSQLQGAKDIVEKLVSLPFQKVSHRITTLDAQPASPNGDVLVMITGDLLIDDEQNPQRFSQVFHLMPEANSYYVFNDIFRLNYSA; the protein is encoded by the coding sequence ATGTCTATGGATTTCTCTACTTTGGCTCAGCAATTCACTGAGTTTTATTACAACCAGTTTGACACTGACAGAACTCAGTTAGGAAACCTGTACAGGGATCAATCCATGCTAACCTTTGAAACCTCGCAATTACAAGGTGCTAAGGATATTGTTGAGAAGTTGGTATCTTTACCATTCCAGAAAGTTTCCCATAGAATTACAACGTTAGATGCTCAACCTGCGTCTCCAAATGGCGATGTTTTGGTGATGATTACAGGTGATTTGttaattgatgatgagcaAAATCCACAAAGATTTTCCCAAGTTTTCCACTTGATGCCAGAGGCTAACTCATACTATGTATTCAATGATATTTTCCGTCTAAACTATTCAGCTTGA
- the SEC3 gene encoding GTP-Rho binding exocyst subunit SEC3 (similar to Ashbya gossypii ADR012C) encodes MLKRFSHSRGNSVEDNSGGHSVFHKRTASNHGPPSAGPMSAASHRRSTSRSSVSSVSSNLLAELYERDRRSIVQSCFQKVDGNTGLPLNVYITHVRIIEDSRYPSSRPSPDSPLTNKKKRVLIVSSKGDTMKMQVHKARENSNGTFQIGRTWEMKELTMIERDLERNEGFVFIMGKKYYWETNSAKERTVFIKSIVKMYMENSGGHVPQLVNWDLAMFYLDEQSYQRAVIRGKAQPDDSRSHQRENHFNPSSAGSQTAQAAIIQRHHQPQAQRSAFNEASSLPQDQYFIDGSLPIKSANRPSHEHVKEASNPSFSPYKHSTSQSTPRTLPHESLRPSSDSSNLPSATQAVVTQTPVPPSSAAPLPHQGSHPYSNFYSRGMAEVASSKSLHPSPYSINSAKSDPPKQLVSPVLPLNVAATTVSSAENRKPDVSNANHHNQPDAINNLLKNMAGSRSPQRPVDHDSQRFPASNAKPTAASIIPAIESRISIESEKFYDDLNEVLRNSTIVDNSPSAGPNLEPEQENAFESTRDNLISNKNINIVNDTSNELSFEPGDEVRCMKSTNENVVEETTNSQLTPSFDGDQLAKNSSDWSANNIVEDSRELEVVDYEALVEILNETNWLDHDDPRSLLERLSVKLAEAEYQFNRQLMLLPKKASELKRYNDKATQECDRMDPTLSLFTMELSSVSRDIKYVESQFNGLQVEIANKKFLWTDLSSILDSVSLPESSLEQLLTLDLNETNLDTIESLLTALHKALGAIKGSEKKEEYNLGEIRALKDRRQAYEKITNVFLKRVVMQMDEKFKNLDSKTTALTTVLSKLLVYSSLPLFCKDVSEGTFNDLIEKWATDICQIYEARISAVVTFLQAKSIKRLLTTSRAEKLELLKLWETFKKSKTLSFENCSRSDELDTLLKAFAAIEELCITYQNFVDSFFHMSSPLNFPEFIKKFDKKSRNFDLYQVKAMDSNRDSAKLKNQMVTIVFQSQFNRFLTEINQNLKMNQWHTPAVLLYLENRIRWLKPTDQEFLLSILVKINEKLKQDWEDYINEQTVLHERSAIDYKARYLFPAILSFPIFLKTVEEEFGYAFSKFELSTEYSADILTYLDKTYCLWGASIARLLAKEEKLGNNNVSKLPAVSISVKLEKCISLVRNSYWLVETLPIFRKDSFMQIIQQAKQVFDRQKEFYADTLLHQEMGDIFTFVDGAYGLINSTSSRGDPSKWAAYSPQHLSTLLSKHPSQQIEAMVDNLHKNMYEHFYSEEGSKFIELLCEKLWSCIQGQTVSFYLKLYSLIDKHYKGTHIQFNKNDIIGAFDRHKKS; translated from the coding sequence ATGTTGAAGCGGTTTTCACATAGCAGAGGGAATTCTGTGGAAGACAATTCAGGCGGTCATTCTGTGTTTCATAAGAGGACTGCATCGAACCATGGGCCTCCAAGTGCGGGTCCTATGTCAGCGGCTAGTCATAGAAGGTCTACGTCTAGATCGAGTGTTAGCAGTGTTTCGAGCAATCTTTTGGCTGAGTTATATGAGCGAGATCGGAGAAGTATAGTTCAGTCTTGTTTTCAGAAAGTTGATGGCAATACCGGGTTGCCGTTGAATGTTTATATCACGCATGTTAGGATCATTGAGGATTCTCGATATCCTAGTTCTAGACCTTCCCCGGATTCCCCGTTAACTAATAAGAAGAAACGAGTGTTGATTGTCAGTTCCAAGGGTGAtacgatgaagatgcaaGTACATAAGGCTCGTGAAAACAGCAATGGGACGTTTCAAATAGGTAGGACCTGGGAAATGAAAGAGTTAACTATGATTGAAAGAGATCTAGAGAGAAATGAAGGATTTGTGTTTATTATGGGGAAGAAGTATTATTGGGAAACCAATTCTGCCAAAGAAAGAActgtttttattaaaagcaTTGTGAAAATGTATATGGAAAACTCTGGTGGACACGTCCCGCAGTTGGTCAATTGGGATCTAGCAATGTTTTATCTTGATGAACAAAGTTACCAACGTGCCGTTATTCGAGGTAAGGCACAACCTGATGATTCCCGCTCCCACCAAAGGGAGAACCATTTCAACCCGTCTAGTGCTGGCTCGCAGACAGCGCAGGCTGCAATAATTCAGAGACATCATCAGCCGCAAGCTCAGAGAAGCGCGTTCAATgaagcttcttctttgccACAGGATCAATATTTTATAGACGGTTCATTACCTATAAAGAGTGCAAACCGTCCTTCGCACGAACATGTTAAGGAAGCTTCTAATCCATCCTTTTCACCGTACAAACATTCAACGTCACAGAGCACCCCCCGTACGCTTCCGCATGAATCTCTTCGGCCTTCTTCGGATTCATCCAATTTACCATCTGCTACACAGGCCGTTGTAACTCAGACGCCAGTGCCTCCCTCGAGTGCAGCTCCCCTTCCTCACCAAGGTTCACATCCATACTCTAATTTCTACTCACGCGGAATGGCGGAGGTggcatcttcaaaatctttacATCCTTCCCCTTATTCAATTAATTCTGCAAAATCTGATCCCCCAAAGCAACTAGTTTCCCCTGTATTGCCACTGAATGTTGCCGCTACCACTGTATCCAGTGCAGAGAATCGTAAACCAGATGTATCCAATGCGAACCATCATAATCAACCTGATGCCATCAAtaatttgttaaaaaaCATGGCTGGGTCAAGGTCTCCTCAAAGGCCAGTGGATCATGACAGCCAAAGATTTCCAGCATCCAACGCAAAACCGACAGCTGCTTCCATTATTCCGGCTATTGAATCTAGAATATCAATAGAAAGTGAAAAGTTCTACGATGATTTAAATGAGGTCCTTAGGAATTCTACTATTGTTGATAATTCGCCCTCAGCAGGTCCAAACTTGGAACCTGAACAAGAAAATGCTTTTGAATCAACTCGCGACAACTTAATAAGcaataaaaacataaacaTTGTTAATGATACGAGTAATGAGCTTTCATTTGAACCTGGGGATGAAGTGCGATGTATGAAGTCAACTAATGAAAATGTTGTCGAGGAAACCACCAATAGTCAACTGACACCCTCCTTTGACGGAGATCAATTGGCCAAAAATTCTTCTGACTGGTCAGCAAATAATATAGTTGAGGATTCTAGGGAATTAGAAGTAGTTGATTATGAGGCATTGGTAGAAATTTTAAACGAAACAAACTGGCTTGACCATGATGACCCTCGTTCATTACTGGAGCGTCTCTCAGTTAAATTGGCTGAGGCTGAATACCAATTTAATAGGCAATTAATGTTGCTACCTAAGAAGGCCTCGGAACTTAAGCGATATAATGATAAAGCCACTCAGGAATGTGATAGGATGGATCCAACGTTGTCCTTATTTACCATGGAATTATCCAGTGTTTCTAGGGATATTAAATATGTGGAAAGTCAATTTAATGGCTTGCAGGTAGAGATCGCTAATAAGAAATTTCTTTGGACGGACTTATCGAGTATTCTAGATTCTGTTTCGTTACCTGAATCTTCGCTTGAACAGTTGTTAACACTCGATTTAAATGAAACTAATTTGGATACAATCGAATCGTTATTAACAGCACTTCACAAGGCTCTTGGTGCTATTAAAGGAAGTGAGAAGAAAGAGGAGTATAATTTAGGTGAAATAAGAGCATTAAAAGATAGACGTCAAGCCTACGAAAAGATTACAAACGTTTTTCTAAAGCGTGTTGTGATGCAAATGgatgaaaaatttaaaaatctAGATTCCAAGACTACGGCACTGACTACTGTACTTTCAAAGTTACTTGTATATTCATCTTTACCGTTGTTTTGTAAAGATGTTTCTGAAGGTACCTTTAatgatttaattgaaaaatgggCAACTGATATTTGTCAGATATATGAAGCTAGGATTTCGGCTGTTGTAACTTTCTTGCAGGCTAAAAGTATAAAACGACTACTAACTACTTCAAGAGCTGAAAAGCTtgaattattaaaattgtGGGAAACTTttaagaaatcaaaaacattaTCCTTTGAAAATTGTTCCAGATCTGATGAATTAGATACACTCTTGAAAGCTTTCGCGGCGATAGAAGAGTTGTGTATAACCTATCAGAATTTTGTGGATAGCTTTTTTCACATGTCTTCACCATTAAACTTCCCAGAGtttattaaaaagtttGACAAGAAGTCTAGGAATTTTGATTTGTATCAAGTGAAGGCTATGGATTCCAACAGAGATTCTGCCAAATTAAAAAACCAGATGGTAACCATAGTTTTCCAATCACAATTTAACAGGTTCCTTACAGAGATCAATCAAAATCTAAAGATGAATCAATGGCATACCCCGGCTGTTCTTTTATACCTGGAAAATCGTATCAGATGGTTAAAACCAACAGATCAAGAATTCTTGCTGAGTATTTTAGTTAAAATCAATGAAAAACTAAAACAAGATTGGGAAGATTATATCAACGAGCAAACAGTTTTACACGAGAGATCTGCTATTGATTATAAAGCCAGATATTTGTTCCCAGCTATTTTGAGctttccaatatttcttAAAACTGTGGAAGAGGAATTTGGGTACGCATTTTCGAAATTTGAGTTGTCCACTGAATATAGTGCTGATATTCTAACGTACTTGGATAAAACTTACTGTTTGTGGGGAGCATCTATAGCTAGATTGTTAGCTAAAGAGGAAAAATTGGGTAATAACaatgtttcaaaattaCCAGCGGTAAGCATATCAGTGAAACTAGAGAAATGCATTTCCTTAGTACGGAACAGTTATTGGTTAGTTGAAACTTTACCCATATTTCGTAAAGACAGCTTTATGCAAATTATCCAACAGGCAAAACAGGTCTTTGACCGACAGAAGGAATTTTACGCTGATACTCTATTACATCAAGAAATGGGTGACATTTTCACTTTTGTAGATGGCGCATATGGTTTGATCAACTCCACTTCTAGTCGGGGAGATCCGTCTAAATGGGCTGCATACAGTCCCCAACATTTAAGCACCCTATTGAGTAAACATCCATCGCAGCAGATAGAAGCTATGGTTGATAATTTGCATAAAAATATGTATGAACATTTTTACAGTGAAGAAGGTTCCAAATTTATAGAACTGTTGTGTGAAAAGTTATGGTCTTGCATCCAAGGACAAACGGTTTCCTTTTATTTGAAACTCTACTCGCTTATTGATAAGCATTATAAGGGAACTCATATCCAATTTAATAAGaatgatattattggtGCTTTTGATCGTCATAAAAAGTCTTAA